From a single Bacteroides sp. genomic region:
- a CDS encoding polyprenyl synthetase family protein, producing MKNNELLIKFEKALEAGSFTGYPRELYEPIAYTMGQKGKRMRPLLLLMSCELFGGNSLDAIYPAMAIEVFHNFTLVHDDIMDKATLRRGKETVYQKWNESIAILSGDTMFALANKYMVKCGHDRL from the coding sequence ATGAAGAACAACGAACTGCTTATAAAATTTGAGAAAGCCCTTGAAGCCGGGTCTTTTACAGGATACCCCAGGGAACTTTACGAACCCATTGCCTATACAATGGGCCAAAAAGGCAAAAGGATGAGGCCGCTGCTTCTGTTAATGTCCTGTGAGCTCTTTGGAGGCAATAGCCTGGACGCCATTTACCCTGCCATGGCCATTGAAGTTTTTCACAATTTTACCCTGGTGCATGATGATATTATGGACAAGGCCACCCTGAGAAGGGGGAAGGAAACAGTTTACCAGAAGTGGAATGAGAGCATTGCCATACTCTCAGGCGACACCATGTTTGCGCTGGCAAATAAGTATATGGTTAAATGCGGGCATGACAGGTTGG